The DNA sequence CACTTGTTCTACCAAGTGTGTAATAATGGAAATTACCTCTAAACATAAGCTGTAGATTTTTACTGTTATTTGTATACTGAATACTATATATATAACTGTTGTACTTACAGATAGGACCTTTTACTCTCTATTCTGTAATAGACATACGACTATCTTCTGTATGGAAATaactaaaatttcaataaaatgtttttggggaaaaaaaatttagctggtccctgctgaacgggCCAAATTTCTCTTCTTTACTGCTTACTTGTCGATCCATcatgttcagtttaaaatatattcaaTAGCTGGGCAAATATAGTTTATTTTAATGTGGTTTGATAGGAATTTCTGAATCATTGTTTGCAAGTTTTTTTTATAAGATGTTGGAGTATTACTATTCAACCCCTTGGCTCCGATgtaacacaaatatgtggccccactgcactgggctttgTGCCCTGGTGCCACATATTTGTGTacctcccagcacagtgaccaggGTTTCACTGAGAGCCCCGGGCCTCTTTCTAACGAATGGGACCCGGAATgtccgattctgggtcacctgatcgctgtgatagcctctgattggctattacagtgaccagtcactgtgaagcctgccccccTGTGTTTTCTGTAGCCTGCCCccctgtgttttctgtctctgtgaatgtaCGAGAAAGACACATTATATCTTCCCACGttcttgcagagatagaaaaaaaaaagtgtgtgtagaaaaaagtagataatttaaaaaaataatgaaataaatctaaaaaaacaaCTAGATCAATGCAAGGGTTAgtatttgggtcaaggtcagggtcaaatgtcaaggtcaatgtcatggtcagtattttttggacaggattattttttttaaattagtatcagtgtcagttagtgacagtgtgttttaggtaggataaaaaagcaaaagcaAAATGCTCACAATTGTTTCTGGgatgtactacgggtacaaacaacaactaacatacacatatgtgatatcTCTGCAATCGTCAGGAGTGGGAGAATTTGTTTTGGGTTTCTCTTTGGTGGTAGATTATGATAGTAACtgtaagaaatatacagctacatttcaaaaaaacattttttttactattttgggccagttttcctttgatcataaaaaaaaatcagaagatatccattaccatttaccaacaaatgaaagccaaatttgtcctgaaaaaaacaagataTAACCCATCTGGATGTACAAAGtatttgtgatgatatgtacagtattACTAACACAAGTTTCAAAATTGgccttaggcattaagatttgttttacccttaggcgcaaaggggttaaataGATTGTgcacatattttttgtatttttggttcgTGTTTTTTTATTCAGATATTAGAGTGCTGCTGTTTTGATCTCTTACATGAAGCGCAAGATTCTTTATTTTAAAGATAATTTATTAATTTTGATATTTTCTTTACAGGTTATGAATGAAATAAATATTACCAGAATTACCATGCTCCAATTCTTAGGATTTCAGATGCCATCAAGTATAAAGTGTACAATATtccatttcctttttctttcctttctcttttctttttccttctccttacctttcttttccctttcattttccttttccctttttcattttcacgtttctttttttcccttcattCCTAACATTCTTTCTTAACTTCTCTTCCTAAGAAGTAGCAGGGAAAATATGACTAACTCATTTTAATAACGTCTTTAAGGCTATGGATGAATTAAATGTAACCAGAATTACCACAATCCACCTGTTAGGATTTCAGACccctcaaaatataaaatatttagttTTCTTTATTCTCCTTATGATTTATTGTGTGTCAGTATGTGGAAACCTCCTGATCATCACATTGGTGTCCTACAGCAAATCGCTCCATtctcccatgtacttcttcctctcccagctCTCTGTATCGGATATCTTACTGATAACTGACATTCTTCCTAACACACTCCATACTGTTTTGGTAGAAGAAACTATCATATCATTTTCTGGTTGTATTGTCCAGTTTTATTTCTTTGCTGTTGCAGGAACTTTGCAGTGTCTTCTTCTGACAGTGATGTCTTATGACAGATATTTGGCCATCTGTAAACCGTTACATTATACTTTGATAATGAACCCTCGACTTTGCTGGATCATGATTATCACAAGTTGGACTTTAATCATTTTTGTTGTATTAATCAACACTTTTACAATAGCAATGCTACAATTTTGTGGTCCCAATATTATTAATCACTTTTTTTGTGATCTCAATCCAATCTTGAAAATTTCTTGCTCTGATACCACCATTATTCAACCAGTTTTTACAACGTTGAGTGCCATATTTGTTGTCACCCCATTCTTTATAATCATTATATCATATGTTTATATTATAATCACCATTTTTGAAATCCCATCTATTACTGGCCGTCAGAAAGTTTTCTCAACATGCAGCTCCCACCTGACTGTGGTTTTCATCTACTTTGGTACCCTATTTTGTGTGTACCTGGTACCTAGAAGAGGACAGTTGTGGAATAATTCCAAATTCCTATCATTATTTTATACTGTAGTCACCCCACTGATGAATCCAATTATTTATAGCCTAAGGAATAAGGACTTCAAAGAAGTTGTGGGGAAATATATCAACCTTTCTACAAATTCTGTTCAACATTAATACAAACTCTCCATTGGCAATTTCAAGTGAACTCTTGCATAAGGTGTAGGGGGATACTTTGACTTTTTTCCATTTTCTAAGTTTTTAACATTGTCTTTTTATGACTGTTACCTCCTGCCACCTCATGACAAGGTCCCTATGCTAGGAAAACAATAAAGTCCTACATTTGCAGCTGAAGCATCCTTTGGAGATTATTCGGGAGGAGTCTGCAGGCGACTGCAGACTGTGGGTGGAATGGCTTCTGGCCATTTTGGATGATGAGTGTCCTATTTACAGGCTCCGATGCCCATTGTCTAGTAGCTTGCACTGCCAGGTGCTGCATAAAAGATTGGTGCAAGGATTGAGGCTGCCATTTTGACTATGCCAATGTACATTAAGTGTGGTACTGTTGTTATGTGCAGTTTCCAGATGTTTTCATTTATGGGCATTTAATGCTGTCTATGCATAGTAATTAAAATAAGAAGTAACCTCTCTTCACAATATCAATTTACATGTGATCCAGTTGATGATAGCTATACCTGAACCACTTGTCCTACTTCACTACTGATGGTATTGACACCTGTCCCAGTTGACCATGTGACACTTGACCAAGTTGATGGTTGTGACACCTGACCCAGATGATTGTAGCAGTACCTGATCACATTGACCTATATCACAGCTGATGGAAGTGCCAGTTGTTCAACTTTACAAACTGACAATTGACAGTAGCAACACCACATCCAGTAGAGACATCTGGCCCAGCCAGGCTTGATCAGACCGGATCCACGTGACATGTCACCCAGGTGAATGTATTCCCGACCCAGTTGACCTAAGTGGCATCTGACCCATTTGATATGGGGAATCCTGATCTAGATTACATTGTTGTTTAATATGAGAAGGACAAGTGAGAAGAGCACAAATTATACTGACTAATGTGAGCATATGCTGAAAGGAGGACCAATGGGATATGTTTTAAAATGACCACTTGACACACTTGATGATTTTTGACACCAGATCCACATGACTCATTTGACCCAGATGCCAATAGAGACACCTAAATCAGTTACCAGCAGTGGCACCAGATCTATTTTGCACATTTGATGGTGAACATACCTAACTCAAATTTCCATTGTGATAGCATGAGGCCCTGCCACTATGTAAATGGGCATAAAAGTGACACTAGATTCTCAAAGCTGCAGTTTAAGAAGCTCTGCCAGGTTGATAGTGAATGGAGAAAGCAGTGTTCTTTGCTCTCTCTGGCTTTGGTAGTTCTGGATTAGGGCAGGAACTTGAACGTTCCAAAGAGTATTAGACAAGATAGAACCTTCTATCCGATGTCCAAGCTTTCCTAATTTCCTGCAGCCTATGTGagtgcacaggtgtgcagggtTGATATACACTTAATGACAGTTACTGCAGTTGGAAGTGCAGTTGGAGTTGttgcagttgctgcagccaggagggagatGTGCTTCTGTCTGGAGACCTAGGCAATATCCTAAAAGACAGtgctccatgtgggagaggttccaggccaTCAAATTAAGAGAGTTGGGCCAGCTAAGAGAGTCTGGAAGACTGTGAGAGTTTGGTAGACTAGAGCTGAGGCAACTGGGAGAGAGTCCAGGAGAACCAGAGGAATCTGTGAGTCTTGGAGAAGTGAAAGTGCCTAGGGCATCAGGGGACCCTCTACCTATAGATAGGAGTGAGCCCATGCAGCAACGTACTGCAGTTAAGGCTAAAGGATCCTGAGGAACCTGTAGTCAGGGAGCTCATTGCCAACAGTGGCAAAGCTGCTCAACGTAGCCAAATGGGCTAGCATTTTTATGTTACCTGTTGTTGCTTTGTGAATCTGAAGCCCCTGCGTGTCATAAAGACCatgttttttcttaataaaattgGGCTACCAGGCAATTAACTACAGTTTCTGTTTGTCATAGACTCACTGTACAAAACACATCTACCAAGAGAGCCAACACCCCCATATCACACCATGTTGGCTAATTATGTAGGGGAGAAGTGAGTAGATGACAAGGGACACCTGGCTAATTTAGCAAGGAGATACAAGGAATACAAATGTCATAAAAAGCACATTGCATTGAAATATGGGGAAGAGTTTTAAAGATTATATCAATTTAGATAAAACAGCACAAGTCAAAAATCTGGTACATGATGTTTGTAACCTAAATATATCTTTTGCATTTCATGAAATAATTGTCTGTACACATAGAATCATTGGTACTGCAAGAGTATGCATAGACAAAACTTTTTCTATtaggtttggatagagtagagaaagcTTTTTTGTTGTTTGTGTCTTGTTGGATGGATGTCCCTTTACTCCCAGTcctagagatgcaacaggaagtgagagatatTCACCACAAAGGGAGAAAGATTCCCCTCTTACATAGTTGTCATCAGCACAGGTATCCTTATTATAAGCTTTTGTTGTATCTCTCTTTCTTGTGAAAGCTCCAAAAGtttgatttcccatcactttatGTCTCTGTGACAATGGTCTTCAGGAGAAATAGAAACAGTAAAATTCCCCGGGgttgacaaagacagcaataaaaagctcacatgggttttaacccttcctctACAATATTTGTGAGTTTATGCCTTAATGGAATATTTAATGACTTGTCCTATGATTGGATTTGATATGAATAAAACCATCATTGACACTGGATAGTCTGGAACACTCGAAGAGCAAGTTATATACTGTAAATTGCCACCCCGAGCTGATATATTGTTGTACCCACCCCGACCATTCTGCATCAGCCGTACATGTTTCCATCTCTGGCCATACCAATTATGGcaaatttttccccttttttgtattCTCTTCATTGACTGGTATGCTGGTATGTTGGTTTTTACTTGGTTTCAACGATGCTCATCCGTGAATATGAATCTGATGTGTGAATTTATCTCATTTTAGAATATCAATATTGCAGCACTACCTCGTATGAAAttcccctgaagaaaggactctacacAGGTCTAAAAACTCGTTGGGCTTAGTACTGAAGGACCTGCGTTTTTACATTTGTTATATGATTTTGTCTATGTTGAATATGCAAATCTTTATCGGTGTTGTATGgacaatatatttttatattaatacatttctATGTCTTTTTTCATCATTTGTTGATCAGTTGCCTTAAAAGTGCCttagtatttccttggggggtACTTTCTTTATAATATCATACTGTAAATACATTTTCTCAGAAATGTATAAAGCATGGAGTAGGGATCTGCGTTATCCCAAAAGCTTGCATcttcaataataaataaaaattgatgttTTGCAATCATAGGTGCATTTGCTGAGTCTGGAAAAGCGCTGGGCACCTAACTATCAAACCGTTGAATATATAGCTACATTAAGAGTTTaattatgaacatttttttttatttggtttgaaACAAAATgatagcagtattaaacccaaaaacaattattctttatattgcagcttaccaattctaagatgtgatggttattttagttttcttattttaggctttctttcttctattttcatctggcaatccagccagcaagtctattgtttttcaaaagtaCAAGCTCCCCAGtggaatgtatcagtttacatggaatagacaaaccacttaacactggcatgGGTGGTAAAATAGATTAACTttaatttattcatgcaaaacttttatcccagagagataaaaaaaactgtttgctctaactgattataaaatgttagttggagtttggcttcaagttCTTTATTGTATTTAAATCTGCCAATACATTTAACTCTACCTTCctccccaggctgacaatgctgctgtctttcGTGCCTCCTATTCTCATTCTTCCAGAGTAGTGCCTGTATAATGCAGGTGGTGTATTACTCTGAATCATTGTTGTTGTCatatcattttttaaatttatttctgtttgggtacagcagcTGGTAACAGTCTGGGCAGTCTTAATagtatcatgggcccctgggcaaagtaatgcattggCATTACTCATCCGCctgccccaatttatgcacctactctgaagaattaaagtataaatagttgatagaattaaatatatattcattagtactttcaataaatgTGATTTTAAACAATAGGAAAACATGGCATAAATCAAAAAACTAATAAACACAacgggaacagtacagggggggtgAGAAGGGCACATTaggggggatcaggaaggcacagtagaggagggatcagaagggcacagtacgggggggtcaggagggcacaatactggaatcagggcaaagtacaggggggatcaggagggcacaatacggggatcaggagggcacagtaaaaGTTCCAGGATTCTGCCCGGGACACGGCcatcctgggacagcttagtaaaaagcatgactgtcccagcaaatccaggacagttggcaaatacgtaatgcaagattatcatggtgccctcatgcacctggggcccctgggaaGTGCCCAGGAGTGtctatgcattaagacagccctggtaaTAGTAAACATGAGAATTACAcagattttgttttacttttacaGCTAAAAAGGAAGTGGTTACTACCAAGAGGGCCATCAGTATATTCAAGAGGCTGTCAATATAAACCAGATATAAAGGTAAGAGCACAGTAACTGTGAAATTACCATATGTACAAACACATTTTCTTAAAAATAATGATATTATATTCCTAGTGAAGCTGCTGCAGTGGCATGTTTAACCCCTTAGTATCCGGTGTTAACAGTAAATATGATAGCGGCTCTACCAAAATAaatcatagatatatatatatatatatcccaacatCAAAATATCTCCAAATACTGTATATGCCAATTGGTGCTTTTGCCAATCAGTATTATATTGATAGCATTGCAATAACATTTATTGtaagcacatttttttgcaggctaAATTAAGACAGTTACTGTCCAAGACACATGGGAGTCAAAGCCTGATATCCATCGTATGTGTCTGATCTTCTCTAGGGCCACTTTCACACAGGCAGCTAGGGGGGCAATAAAAGCAGGCAACTGAGTGCAGTTTTACTGACTGCCCACCTAAAGTGTAAAATGCAGCCAGAGGTAGACAGGTAGCACCTCCTGTCAAACTCAACCATTTAATCCAATGAGACCACACTAACTGCAAGCCAAACACTTGCAGTGCATTAGCTCCACTGTAAAGTTTGGATAATTTTTTAGCATGGgctaatgtgaacctagcctaagacccAATACTCAGTCCATTACTGTGAAAAGAGGTTGCAGTACCACAGGTGGTAAAGTAGGATAAGTTCTTTCCTATCTTGATCTCCCAATTCCATCTTCTGAAATGTTCTTTGATTTACTCACTGAGGAAGGAAGTTAAAAATTTGCCAGCCTGGGTTCTAGGTTATATCTATAAGTTATTATACAGTGAATTATTGGCATTATGAGCTGATATATTGAATTGACAAATTATACAAcgataaaaatattataaaatatgggATCCTATTTTGCATTTGGCTTTGAAAGTGAGTTAAAtgattttccccacaaatagtgattGGCTAATCACTAGGGAGTTTTTGTTGCAGAACTAAAACAAGGGACAATGACACAAACATGTGACCCAACAACTGGTGACAGGTAAGTGACGTGTTCTCCATCTGGGAAACTTTATTTACCTCAAGAAGGCCCTTTGATGTAGTGCAATATGTTTTATTCACACTGCCATGCCAAGAGAACTTATAGCTCAACAATCTTGTCTATATTCCCCTCCCACACTTTCCTGGAAACAAGACTTGGGTGCTGTAGCAACTACCAGCTAGATACTGGAAACATCACAGATAAAtgcacatattcaccagcacatCGAGGACACTCAAGTATTTTccaaaggcttttattgcagaaagatcacatcacaagaacaagtgcaacgttttggagccacgaAGGAACACCACCTGCATGACAAAATGGTCCtgtgtggctctgaaacgttgcacttgttcttgtgatgtgatctttctccAATAAAAGCCTTTGGATGATACTTGAGGATCCTTGGTGTGTATTTATTTATagctcaataaaacattttttttgtgtgtttgccaTAATggacagaagagatgtactgtatTAACACTCTGGGCACAGAAGTGTTGGATACTGAAAAAACAGAAcaagacataaaaaaatataaaaaaataacatcatGCAGACTGTGTTTTAATGTCTaactccttccattttttttttttatagtgttggtGTTGGGAAGAGTTAATATTTTTGCCAGGGTGTCATTTCTGCCTTAGATCCTATTGAAGATAATCCTGTGACACCTATGGGAAGGATTCAGTTGCTGAAAGGACAGAATGTCACAAATGACAATATAAAACATCATCAGACATTCTAGCCCTTCATTACTAATCTGTCCTGACAGGGATGGTACAGAAATCTTCTCAAACggcaacaaaaacctgacagtggATTCAACTCTTCCCCGCTGTAtgcagaataaaatataaaaagtattattttccatttaaacattttattatttcTCACACAGGTAAAAAAAGAAACATAACTGCGAATCCAAGTGCAGCAAGTAGAACCACAGATTGGGACACAGTTTAAATAGAATCAACaatgaataaaaacaaagaaaagtgatggcagaaaaaaagaccaagagGTCCATCAATTCTGCCCTTTTCTTAAATTTATAaaagtttttgtatttttcttttgtccaagtatagatctatgtttgtccaaagcatgtttgaatccacttattgTTGAATGACTTCAcatctctgctggaagtctattccaagcatcaactacccttttggtaaaataatactttctaagattagttttgaactttcctcctgctagtttgaggtcacgtccctgtgttcttgatcttagtTTCATATTAAAAATATTGCCCTCCTGAACCTCATTCACCcctttgatgtatttaaaggttccagtcatgtctcccctttcccttctttcctccagactgtacatatgaaGTTCCTCAAGTCTTTCTTGATATGTTGAATCCCTcatacctttcaccatttttgttgcctgtCTCTGGGCTTGTTCTGTGTTATCAATATCTTTTTACAAGAGAGGTCTTCAGAACTGGACACGCTATTCTAAAAGAGGTCttgctaaagatctatatagaggaatcaggacctccttcctcctgctggtgacccctctagtgatataaagatctatatagaggaatcaggaccttcttcctcctgctggtgacccctctagtgatataaagatctatataaaagaatcaggacctccttcctcctgctggtgatccctttagtgatgcattctagaattctattcacttctCTAATTCCCTGgacacactgtttgctcattttgcaatcatctgagatAAGTACGCCTAGATCTTTTCCATAGAATAAACATGATCGCAGTGCAATTTGAACACGCAACCCTCTGATATAGAGTCAGATGTGTTACCATTGCTACTCCAAAATCTAGCACAGTAAGTTCATTACAAAATGGAAATGGAAAGGTAGCTCCCAAGTGTCTAAGAGAAGTTCTGTGacctgtgcattaaaaaaagataaGAGCAAACATAACATCCTAATCCATACCCAGGTAGTCAATCTGTAGAGCTCAGGTGTTTGACAGAGGAGGGTACCATCTCGGTGTATGTGTGGTAGCATACGGTAGCATACATAGCATCAAACTATATGTTGAAACAAAATTTCAACAGCAGCATTAAAAGCTAGAGAAGGAAAACAAGAAAGGGTAAAAGACAAGtgagaaagaaagataaaaaaggggaggagaaaggggagtggagAGAAATTCACTAGAGGAGCCCATACCTCCTAAAGGTACAGGGACACATCAGCTTTCAGTTGTCATTGTGCTCTTCTGGGCTTCTGAAAGGTCCAAAGTTCTTCAGGCATACCTGTCCTTTATTTATAAATTGttgcttttatttatatattgcatGGAGACTCTCGTAGACTGGAGTTAGGAGCACACTATACAGAGAGACCTTGATGAGGCAGTGTAGCTACTGCATTTGTAGATCTTGTTCAACTAAAacatctgttaggcccctttcacacgggacggatccgtgttgatccgccccgtgtttatccgctgctcagcggggatcgctccgctttccccagctgagcaggcagatctccgctctcccctatgggggatcggaggaacacggactgtctgtccgtgttcctccgatccgctctgcagacggatagaaaaataggattttcttccgtccgcagaatcggacgagagcggaggcggacgacatcgggtgttagcggatgtacatccgctgacacccgctatcccatagggatgcatgtatgtccgtatttcatccgaaaacggatggatgaaatacggacatactgtccgcatgtgtgaaaggggccttagttattTGTCATTTTTTATGGCTAGCTAGGTGAAATAACACTGTGCTTCCTCCCAACCTCCACTCTGCAGCACTTACCTCTGTGGATGATTAGCTTCAATTACCAATGCAGCTGGTGCAGCGGTCTGGAGGTTTTAAAGTTACAGACTTCTTATCTTTCTTTTCttagggatacaggaacagatcaGTGCAATTCTGGTCAAAGCAGTCCGATTCCAACATGCGACCAATCAGAATCGCTCTGATCCATCTCAGAAGAATAATGTGACTTTCAAATCTCCAGACCCCCTCCAGACGCCAGCATTTAGAAGTCTATGTTCAAATCACAGATACAGACacagtatgttttctttttttgcactggCTAACCAGAATGCATAGCGATGCTAACTTAAAACACCTCCAAAAGCTTTGGGCATTGCTTCTTTGGtgtgtaatagggatgagccgaacacccccctgttcggttcgcaccagaacatgcgaacaggaaaaaagttcgttcgaacatgcgaacaccgttaaagtctatgggacacgaacatgaataatcaaaagtgctaattttaaaggcttatatgcaagttattgtcataaaaagtgtttggggacctgggtcctgccccaggggacatggatcaatgcaaaaaaaagttttaaaaacggccgttttttcaggagcagtgattttaataatgcttaaagtcaaacaataaaagtgtaatatccctttaaatttcgtacctggggggtgtctatagtatgcctgtaaaggggcgcatgtttcctgtgtttagaacagtctgacagcaaaatgacattttgaaggaaaaaactcatttaaaactacccgcggctattgcattgccgacaatacacatagaagttcattgataaaaacggcatgggaattccccaaaggggaaccccgaaccaaaattaaaaaaaaaatatgacgtgggagtcctcctaaattccataccaggcccttcaggtctggtatggatattaaggggaaccccggccaaaatttgaaaaaaaaaatgacgtggggttccccctaaattccataccagacccttcaggtctggtatggatt is a window from the Aquarana catesbeiana isolate 2022-GZ linkage group LG03, ASM4218655v1, whole genome shotgun sequence genome containing:
- the LOC141134201 gene encoding olfactory receptor 11L1-like, encoding MDELNVTRITTIHLLGFQTPQNIKYLVFFILLMIYCVSVCGNLLIITLVSYSKSLHSPMYFFLSQLSVSDILLITDILPNTLHTVLVEETIISFSGCIVQFYFFAVAGTLQCLLLTVMSYDRYLAICKPLHYTLIMNPRLCWIMIITSWTLIIFVVLINTFTIAMLQFCGPNIINHFFCDLNPILKISCSDTTIIQPVFTTLSAIFVVTPFFIIIISYVYIIITIFEIPSITGRQKVFSTCSSHLTVVFIYFGTLFCVYLVPRRGQLWNNSKFLSLFYTVVTPLMNPIIYSLRNKDFKEVVGKYINLSTNSVQH